The following coding sequences lie in one Myxococcus xanthus genomic window:
- a CDS encoding NAD-dependent epimerase/dehydratase family protein, with protein sequence MRFLLTGGTGFIGQRLARRIVERGDTLTLMVRASSRRGPLEGLGARFVVADLTTGAGLAEAVRDVDCVLHLAGVTKSREPEGYIEGNAKGTRRLVEAMAAQPHPLRLVYCSSLAAAGPSTPERPRREEDPPAPVSIYGRSKLGGEEAVREFADRVPSVIVRPPIVYGPGDVEFLPSLLPMAKLGLALKSGFGPKRYSLIHVDDLCTALLAAADRGPTVSKEDPARGVYGVSDGVEHSWEDVCAAMAGALGKGRPAVLPVPQTVSYVVGLGSEAVARLRGTVPILNRDKVREMRCAAWTCSTERANRELGFLPTIPLAQGLAGTLAAYREAGGR encoded by the coding sequence TTGCGATTCCTGCTCACTGGCGGCACCGGGTTCATTGGCCAGCGGCTCGCGCGCCGCATCGTGGAGCGTGGCGACACGCTCACCCTTATGGTGCGCGCCAGCTCGCGCCGTGGGCCCCTGGAGGGACTGGGCGCCCGCTTCGTGGTGGCGGACCTGACAACGGGCGCGGGACTGGCCGAAGCCGTGCGCGACGTGGACTGCGTGCTGCACCTGGCGGGTGTCACCAAGTCCCGCGAGCCCGAGGGCTACATCGAGGGCAACGCGAAGGGCACCCGCCGCCTGGTGGAGGCCATGGCCGCCCAGCCCCACCCTCTCAGGCTGGTGTACTGCTCGTCGCTGGCCGCCGCCGGTCCGTCCACGCCGGAGCGCCCGCGCCGCGAGGAGGACCCGCCCGCGCCCGTGTCCATCTACGGCCGCAGCAAGCTGGGCGGCGAGGAGGCGGTGCGGGAGTTCGCGGACCGGGTTCCGTCCGTCATCGTCCGGCCGCCCATCGTCTACGGGCCCGGTGACGTGGAGTTCCTCCCGTCACTGCTGCCCATGGCGAAGTTGGGGCTGGCGCTGAAGAGCGGCTTCGGGCCCAAGCGCTACTCGCTCATCCACGTGGATGACCTGTGCACCGCCCTGCTCGCGGCCGCGGATCGCGGCCCCACGGTGTCGAAGGAAGACCCGGCGCGCGGCGTGTATGGCGTGTCCGACGGCGTGGAGCATTCCTGGGAGGACGTCTGCGCGGCCATGGCCGGGGCGCTCGGCAAGGGCCGGCCCGCCGTGCTGCCCGTGCCGCAGACGGTCAGCTACGTGGTGGGGCTGGGCTCGGAAGCCGTGGCCCGCCTGCGCGGCACGGTGCCCATCCTCAACCGGGACAAGGTGCGGGAGATGCGGTGCGCAGCGTGGACGTGCTCCACCGAGCGCGCGAACCGGGAGCTGGGCTTCCTGCCCACCATCCCCCTGGCCCAGGGCCTGGCCG
- a CDS encoding N-acetyltransferase has protein sequence MALHAEPSQPTHASSTMPSDVQVTPVRGEAERMQFIRLPYALYKSDPHWVPPLEMERRDFLDPKKNPFFEYGELELFLARRGPDVVGRIAAIRNPRHMEIHGTKEGFFGLFECVNDAGVARTLLEAAAAWLRPRGMDAMLGPANLSSNQDWGLLIDGFDTPPAVMMPHNPPYYAALLEACGLTKAKDLYAYELSSSAQPPEKVVRIAEKIRVRDGVVVRPVNMKDLDAEVKRIRDIYNSAWEKNWGFVPFTDAEFDHLAKELKTVVRPELALMAEVQGEPVAFSLTVPDANQAIRAANGRLTTFGLPIGLVKLALASRRINRLRLIILGIKEGFRRRGLDAILYLDTLRTAKRLGYVGGEISWTLEDNHLVNRAIESMGAQRSKTYRVYTRAL, from the coding sequence ATGGCCCTCCACGCCGAGCCGTCCCAGCCGACCCACGCGTCCTCGACCATGCCATCGGACGTGCAGGTGACCCCTGTCCGCGGCGAGGCGGAGCGGATGCAGTTCATCCGCCTCCCCTACGCCCTCTACAAGAGCGACCCGCACTGGGTTCCTCCGCTGGAGATGGAGCGCCGGGACTTCCTGGACCCGAAGAAGAACCCCTTCTTCGAGTACGGCGAGCTGGAGCTGTTCCTCGCCCGGCGCGGCCCGGACGTGGTGGGCCGCATCGCCGCCATTCGCAACCCGCGGCACATGGAGATTCACGGCACGAAGGAGGGCTTCTTCGGCCTCTTCGAGTGCGTGAATGACGCGGGCGTCGCCCGGACCCTGCTGGAGGCCGCCGCGGCCTGGCTGCGCCCGCGGGGCATGGACGCCATGCTGGGGCCGGCCAACCTGTCCTCCAACCAGGACTGGGGCCTGCTCATCGACGGCTTCGATACGCCGCCCGCGGTGATGATGCCGCACAACCCGCCCTACTACGCGGCGCTGCTGGAGGCCTGTGGCCTGACGAAGGCCAAGGACCTGTACGCCTACGAGCTGTCATCGTCCGCGCAGCCGCCGGAGAAGGTGGTGCGCATCGCGGAGAAGATTCGCGTGCGCGACGGCGTCGTCGTGCGTCCGGTCAACATGAAGGACCTGGACGCCGAGGTGAAGCGCATCCGCGACATCTACAACTCGGCGTGGGAGAAGAACTGGGGCTTCGTGCCCTTCACCGACGCGGAGTTCGACCACCTGGCCAAGGAGCTCAAGACGGTCGTCCGGCCGGAGCTGGCGCTCATGGCGGAGGTCCAGGGCGAGCCGGTGGCCTTCTCCCTGACGGTGCCGGATGCCAACCAGGCCATCCGCGCGGCCAACGGGCGGCTCACCACGTTCGGCCTGCCCATCGGCCTGGTGAAGCTGGCGCTGGCCTCGCGCCGCATCAACCGGCTGCGCCTCATCATCCTCGGCATCAAGGAGGGCTTCCGGCGCCGCGGCCTGGACGCCATCCTGTACCTGGACACCCTGCGCACGGCGAAGCGGCTGGGCTACGTGGGCGGGGAGATCTCCTGGACGCTCGAGGACAACCACCTGGTCAACCGCGCCATCGAGTCCATGGGCGCCCAGCGCTCCAAGACGTACCGCGTCTACACGCGCGCGCTCTGA
- a CDS encoding aminotransferase class I/II-fold pyridoxal phosphate-dependent enzyme, with the protein MSDVFDKCRNWKDYRIAKATGLYPYFRAIEASHGATEVEIEGKRVIMVGSNNYLGLSADPRVKEAAIKATEKFGTTSSGSRLLNGTLALHEELEARLAKFLNRESAIVISTGFQTNLALASILGRHDIVFSDRQNHASLVDGIRLSFATERKFRHNDMDHLEQLLSQADPDAGKIIVTDGVFSMEGDICNLPRIVELAKHYNARVMTDDAHAMGVLGTLGRGTSEYFDLEKETDLVMGTFSKSFASLGGVLAGPFEVINYIRHKARSVIFSASMTPGSIAAALKALEIIEAEPERRARLLDIAEKMHNGFRAMGFDTGVSVTPVVPVHIGDQVKCFRFWRALHEAGVFANPVIPPAVEPGHALIRTSYMATHTDAQLDRVLDTFETIGRKLGVIPETRPTVYEPVQIARPGTRILSNRASEKWAAGSNGLLADKGGITLDQLSRMSSREVAGRLFDAVEQLTWRAANLQPEDLRKLGNAPMKLWEKRGELPGLLLEKGAHFFMRNGAHSDRN; encoded by the coding sequence ATGAGCGACGTCTTCGACAAGTGCCGTAACTGGAAGGACTACCGTATCGCGAAGGCTACGGGTCTCTATCCGTACTTCCGTGCCATCGAAGCGTCGCACGGTGCCACCGAGGTGGAGATCGAAGGCAAGCGCGTCATCATGGTCGGGTCCAACAACTACCTGGGCCTGTCCGCCGATCCGCGCGTGAAGGAAGCGGCCATCAAGGCGACGGAGAAGTTCGGTACCACCAGCTCCGGCTCGCGACTGCTCAACGGCACACTGGCGCTGCACGAGGAGTTGGAAGCGCGGCTGGCGAAGTTCCTCAACCGCGAGTCCGCCATCGTCATCTCCACGGGCTTCCAGACGAACCTGGCGCTGGCGTCCATCCTGGGCCGGCACGACATCGTCTTCAGCGACCGCCAGAACCACGCGTCGCTGGTGGACGGCATCCGCCTGTCCTTCGCCACCGAGCGCAAGTTCCGCCACAACGACATGGACCACCTGGAGCAGCTGCTGTCCCAGGCGGATCCGGACGCGGGCAAGATCATCGTCACCGACGGGGTCTTCTCCATGGAGGGCGACATCTGCAACCTGCCCCGCATCGTGGAGCTGGCCAAGCACTACAACGCGCGGGTGATGACGGATGACGCGCACGCCATGGGCGTGCTGGGCACGCTGGGCCGGGGCACGTCCGAGTACTTCGACCTGGAAAAGGAGACGGACCTCGTCATGGGGACCTTCTCCAAGAGCTTCGCGTCGCTGGGCGGAGTGCTGGCCGGGCCCTTCGAGGTCATCAACTACATCCGCCACAAGGCGCGCTCGGTCATCTTCTCCGCGTCCATGACGCCGGGCTCCATCGCCGCGGCGCTCAAGGCGCTGGAGATCATCGAAGCGGAGCCGGAGCGCCGCGCCCGCCTGCTGGACATCGCGGAGAAGATGCACAACGGCTTCCGCGCCATGGGCTTCGACACGGGTGTGTCGGTGACGCCGGTGGTGCCGGTGCACATCGGCGACCAGGTGAAGTGCTTCCGCTTCTGGCGCGCGCTGCATGAGGCCGGCGTCTTCGCCAACCCGGTGATTCCGCCGGCGGTGGAGCCAGGCCACGCGCTCATCCGCACCTCATACATGGCCACGCACACGGACGCGCAGCTGGACCGCGTGCTCGACACCTTCGAGACCATTGGCCGGAAGCTGGGCGTGATTCCAGAGACGCGTCCCACCGTCTACGAGCCGGTGCAGATCGCCCGCCCGGGCACCCGCATCCTGTCCAACCGCGCGAGCGAGAAGTGGGCCGCGGGCTCGAACGGTCTGCTGGCGGACAAGGGCGGCATCACGCTGGACCAGCTGTCGCGCATGTCGTCGCGCGAGGTGGCTGGCCGCTTGTTCGACGCGGTGGAGCAGCTCACCTGGCGCGCGGCCAACCTCCAGCCGGAGGACCTCCGCAAGCTGGGCAACGCGCCCATGAAGCTATGGGAGAAGCGCGGCGAGCTGCCGGGCCTGCTGCTGGAGAAGGGCGCTCACTTCTTCATGCGCAACGGCGCCCACTCCGACCGGAACTGA
- a CDS encoding efflux RND transporter permease subunit, which yields MARSQRWFEGFIQAAVSRPWQVLLVFALLALGGMALASRLEFRGSFVELLPQGSQEVRDLTLVSEKAGGDGYLVLVAKGDTPERLEAYAAELQTQLEAMPEVRYVEHRYDVDFFRRNALLLLPIEKLAALRQDLTARVRYERQRANPFFFDLGGTPEPPDFEAIAKKYAPDAPMRASLASADGTEVYLMIKPSGTAGDLGFARRFVDQAMGTGRTLAAQRYPGVTLQATGNFQGRIEEDAVMRGDLSRAGTLSALIAVGLILLATRRVAALAVVGIPVMVGVVLTFAAAQLAIGHLNIVTGFLVAILIGLGIEYGVHLCMRYWEERRTRPAREAIATAVRGTFSGAVTSAVTNAAAFFVLLLAQFQAFNQFGLLAGLGVLLAVLATYAMGPSLLAIAERLRPARVDVAAEATASQVSQPERAWRRWPTGAIAALALSVVGFAAFSVSVAPQLGFETDMRKLKGESPASRLDDRVTEQLGQPLNPAIFLVDDVAQAAQVEAVIAEVKQRNGADSAILDSASLNDLLPSDVERREVELSALREAFQGLEDLPAELRADARLQEFQRMLEAKPYGLDALPVEVRRRFEATDGKGTFLLLFPSVSNSDTEELRRWATQIDQVVEGVKARGIDMAVLDSNRIAARIFALVSADGPLILWSAAAVVFVVILVSLRSFKRALLVTGPLFLGMTCLAGGMYLFDVQLNFINAVVLPNLLAIAVDNSVHLFHRYEEEGPGSLGKVVRHTGLAAVVATLSNAAGYGALLVANHQGLRSIGQIALLGVMCTFLGTTVFFPALLALLERWKGREDAVAGKGAVVQSLELGESGAQAAPPGERKSA from the coding sequence TTGGCCAGGTCTCAACGGTGGTTCGAAGGCTTCATCCAGGCCGCGGTCTCGCGTCCCTGGCAGGTGTTGCTCGTGTTTGCGCTGCTCGCGCTGGGCGGTATGGCGCTGGCGTCGCGGTTGGAGTTCCGCGGGTCGTTCGTGGAGCTGCTCCCTCAGGGATCCCAAGAAGTGCGGGATCTGACACTCGTGTCAGAGAAGGCAGGCGGGGACGGCTACCTGGTCCTCGTGGCAAAGGGAGACACGCCGGAGCGCCTGGAGGCATACGCGGCCGAATTGCAGACGCAATTGGAAGCGATGCCCGAGGTCCGCTACGTCGAGCACCGCTATGACGTGGACTTCTTCCGTCGAAATGCGCTGCTGTTATTGCCCATCGAGAAACTCGCTGCGTTGCGCCAGGACCTGACGGCGCGTGTGCGTTACGAGCGACAGCGCGCCAACCCCTTCTTCTTCGACCTGGGGGGCACGCCGGAGCCGCCGGACTTCGAGGCCATCGCGAAGAAGTACGCGCCGGACGCGCCCATGCGCGCGTCATTGGCCAGCGCGGACGGCACCGAAGTTTATTTGATGATCAAGCCGTCTGGGACGGCGGGGGACCTGGGGTTCGCACGGCGCTTCGTGGACCAGGCGATGGGCACCGGACGTACGCTCGCGGCGCAGCGCTATCCGGGCGTGACGCTGCAGGCCACGGGCAACTTCCAGGGGCGCATCGAAGAGGACGCGGTGATGCGCGGCGACCTGTCGCGCGCCGGCACGCTGTCCGCGCTCATCGCGGTGGGACTCATCCTGCTCGCCACGCGGCGGGTCGCGGCGCTGGCCGTCGTTGGCATCCCCGTCATGGTGGGCGTGGTGTTGACGTTCGCGGCGGCGCAGCTGGCCATCGGCCACCTCAACATCGTGACGGGTTTCCTCGTCGCCATCTTGATTGGCCTGGGCATCGAGTACGGCGTTCACCTGTGCATGCGGTACTGGGAGGAGCGGCGCACGCGTCCGGCCCGCGAGGCCATCGCCACGGCGGTGCGCGGCACCTTCAGCGGCGCGGTGACGTCCGCGGTGACGAACGCGGCGGCCTTCTTCGTGTTGCTGCTGGCCCAGTTCCAGGCCTTCAACCAGTTCGGCCTCTTGGCCGGCCTGGGGGTGCTGCTGGCCGTGTTGGCGACGTATGCGATGGGCCCCTCGCTGCTGGCCATCGCGGAGCGGCTGCGTCCGGCCCGCGTGGATGTGGCGGCCGAAGCCACCGCATCCCAGGTGTCCCAGCCGGAGCGGGCGTGGCGGCGCTGGCCCACGGGCGCCATCGCCGCGCTGGCGCTGTCGGTGGTGGGCTTCGCCGCGTTCTCCGTCTCCGTGGCGCCCCAACTGGGCTTCGAGACGGACATGCGCAAGCTCAAGGGCGAGTCCCCGGCATCGCGCCTGGATGACCGCGTCACCGAACAGCTGGGCCAGCCCCTCAACCCGGCCATCTTCCTGGTGGATGACGTGGCGCAGGCGGCGCAGGTGGAGGCCGTCATCGCGGAGGTGAAGCAGCGCAACGGCGCGGACTCCGCCATCCTCGACTCCGCGTCCCTCAATGACTTGCTGCCGTCCGATGTCGAGCGCCGGGAGGTGGAGCTGTCGGCTTTGCGCGAGGCCTTCCAAGGTCTGGAGGACCTGCCCGCGGAGCTTCGCGCGGACGCGCGGCTCCAGGAGTTCCAGCGGATGCTGGAGGCGAAGCCCTACGGCCTGGATGCGTTGCCGGTGGAGGTGCGCCGGCGCTTCGAGGCCACGGACGGGAAGGGCACCTTCCTGCTCCTGTTCCCCTCCGTCTCCAACTCCGACACCGAGGAGCTGCGGCGCTGGGCCACACAGATCGACCAGGTGGTGGAGGGCGTGAAGGCGCGCGGCATCGACATGGCCGTGCTGGACAGCAACCGCATCGCCGCGCGCATCTTCGCGCTGGTGAGCGCGGACGGACCGCTCATCCTGTGGTCCGCCGCCGCGGTGGTGTTCGTCGTCATCCTGGTGAGCCTGCGCAGCTTCAAGCGCGCGTTGCTCGTCACCGGGCCGCTGTTCCTGGGCATGACGTGCCTGGCGGGTGGCATGTACCTGTTCGACGTCCAGCTCAACTTCATCAACGCGGTGGTCCTGCCGAACCTGCTGGCCATCGCCGTGGACAACTCAGTGCATCTCTTCCACCGGTACGAGGAAGAGGGGCCCGGCTCGCTCGGCAAGGTGGTGCGCCACACGGGGCTGGCGGCCGTGGTGGCCACGCTGTCCAACGCGGCCGGGTATGGCGCGCTGCTGGTCGCCAACCACCAGGGCCTGCGGAGTATCGGTCAGATTGCGCTGCTGGGGGTCATGTGCACCTTCTTGGGGACCACGGTCTTCTTCCCCGCGCTGCTCGCCTTGCTGGAGCGGTGGAAGGGGCGCGAGGATGCGGTGGCGGGGAAGGGGGCGGTCGTTCAGAGCCTCGAACTCGGCGAATCTGGCGCGCAAGCCGCGCCGCCGGGGGAGCGTAAGTCGGCGTGA
- a CDS encoding phosphatase PAP2 family protein — MRVQLTTVDLIIVVSCALASLLLLGPGRWAPDALRCAGLFAVVGVGPLVLRTVAASFPGHRWLHALADWWLLPTAVMTHGWLSPVVDTVNPLLKDAQLVAADQRLFGMQAAVVLSRVVPAWLNDILLVCYYGHFIWALVMGLVLYRRPGGAEYDEYLTALGLLFFLNYAAYALVPAVGPRYFLVDAFDGPLQGSLAPLLDSLMRKPLFARDCFPSGHTGATLLVLYYAWRFSRRVFWVMLLPGLGLIAATLVGRFHYATDLLCAVPMVMVVTGLALGVSRAARQREVVKDARSVPVDAIVRP; from the coding sequence GTGCGCGTCCAGCTCACCACCGTGGACCTCATCATCGTCGTGTCGTGCGCGTTGGCTTCACTGCTCCTGCTGGGGCCGGGCCGGTGGGCGCCGGATGCGCTGCGCTGCGCGGGATTGTTCGCGGTGGTGGGCGTGGGGCCGCTCGTCCTCCGCACGGTGGCCGCGTCGTTCCCGGGGCACCGGTGGCTCCACGCCCTCGCGGACTGGTGGCTGCTGCCCACGGCGGTGATGACGCACGGCTGGCTGTCTCCCGTGGTGGACACGGTGAACCCCCTCCTCAAGGACGCGCAGTTGGTGGCGGCCGACCAGCGGCTCTTCGGCATGCAGGCGGCCGTGGTGCTGTCGCGCGTCGTCCCGGCGTGGCTCAACGACATCCTGCTGGTCTGCTACTACGGCCACTTCATCTGGGCGCTGGTGATGGGGCTGGTGCTCTACCGGCGCCCGGGCGGCGCGGAGTACGACGAGTACCTCACCGCCCTGGGGCTGCTCTTCTTCCTCAACTACGCGGCCTACGCGCTGGTGCCGGCGGTGGGGCCTCGCTACTTCCTGGTTGACGCGTTCGATGGGCCGCTGCAGGGCTCGCTGGCGCCGCTGCTGGATTCACTCATGCGCAAGCCGCTGTTCGCGCGTGACTGCTTCCCGTCGGGACACACCGGCGCCACGCTGCTGGTGCTGTACTACGCGTGGCGGTTCTCCCGCCGTGTCTTCTGGGTGATGTTGCTGCCGGGCCTGGGGCTCATCGCGGCCACGCTGGTGGGCCGTTTCCACTACGCCACGGACCTGCTCTGCGCGGTGCCCATGGTCATGGTGGTGACGGGGCTGGCGCTGGGCGTCTCCCGGGCGGCCCGCCAGCGCGAAGTGGTGAAGGACGCGCGTTCCGTGCCGGTGGACGCTATCGTCAGGCCCTGA
- a CDS encoding aminotransferase class I/II-fold pyridoxal phosphate-dependent enzyme, with product MSRPVAAQRVTRFATTVFSEFSALAARHGAVNLGQGFPDFDGPAAIKEAAQRAIRDGGNQYAMGAGARELRVAIAEHSARFYGQTVDPDTMVTVTSGATEAILDTLLGLVDPGDEVVAFEPFYDSYDANITFVGATARFVPLRPPDADHAQWWFDRDEVRAAFNPRTRLLILNTPHNPTGKVFTRDELTFLGELCAEFDVKVLSDEVYEHIVFEPARHLRPATLPGLAERTVTVSSGGKTFSLTGWKVGWVIAPPPLRDAVQRAHQFVTFATAAPLQAAMAEALRLPDAYFTELTASYAAKRERLLTGLRESGLTAFAPEGSYFILADIARQGFADDVAFCRHLVSEVGVAAIPPSVFYGPAHRHLGQGLARFAFCKTEAVLDEAVRRLRAGLSSR from the coding sequence ATGTCCAGGCCCGTAGCCGCGCAGCGAGTCACCCGGTTCGCCACCACCGTCTTCTCCGAGTTCAGCGCCCTGGCCGCCCGCCACGGCGCGGTGAACCTGGGGCAGGGGTTCCCGGACTTCGACGGTCCGGCGGCCATCAAGGAAGCGGCGCAGCGCGCCATCCGCGACGGGGGCAACCAGTACGCCATGGGCGCGGGCGCCCGGGAGCTGCGCGTGGCCATCGCCGAGCACTCGGCGCGCTTCTACGGCCAGACGGTGGACCCGGACACCATGGTGACGGTGACGAGCGGCGCCACCGAGGCCATCCTCGACACGCTGCTGGGGCTGGTGGACCCGGGCGACGAGGTGGTGGCCTTCGAGCCCTTCTACGACTCCTACGACGCCAACATCACCTTCGTGGGGGCCACCGCGCGCTTCGTGCCGCTGCGCCCGCCGGACGCGGACCACGCGCAGTGGTGGTTCGACCGGGACGAGGTCCGCGCCGCCTTCAACCCGCGCACCCGGTTGCTCATCCTCAACACGCCGCACAACCCGACGGGGAAGGTGTTCACCCGCGATGAATTGACGTTCCTGGGCGAGCTGTGCGCCGAGTTCGACGTGAAGGTCCTCTCCGACGAGGTGTACGAGCACATCGTCTTCGAGCCCGCGCGCCACCTGCGTCCGGCCACGCTGCCCGGGCTGGCCGAGCGCACCGTGACGGTGAGCAGCGGCGGGAAGACGTTCAGCCTCACTGGCTGGAAGGTGGGCTGGGTCATCGCGCCGCCGCCGCTGCGGGACGCGGTGCAGCGGGCCCACCAGTTCGTGACCTTCGCCACCGCCGCGCCGCTGCAGGCCGCCATGGCGGAGGCACTACGGTTGCCAGACGCGTACTTCACGGAGCTGACGGCGTCCTACGCGGCGAAGCGGGAGCGGCTGCTCACCGGGCTGCGCGAGTCCGGGCTGACGGCGTTCGCCCCGGAGGGCAGCTACTTCATCCTCGCGGACATCGCGCGCCAGGGCTTCGCCGATGACGTGGCCTTCTGCCGCCACCTGGTGTCCGAGGTGGGCGTGGCGGCCATTCCGCCCAGCGTCTTCTATGGTCCGGCGCACCGGCACCTGGGGCAGGGGCTGGCCCGCTTCGCCTTCTGCAAGACGGAGGCGGTGCTGGACGAAGCCGTGCGCCGCCTGCGCGCGGGCCTGTCGTCGCGATGA
- a CDS encoding class I SAM-dependent methyltransferase has translation MSFFGELYLRSTLPFLSEAVTAREVDYLARAFTDVAGPAPVVDLGCGHGRHAARLNAVGPLAGRVIGLELDALSLAMRRPGFPAIQGDLRALPFREASLAGAYAWYSTLAAFTDGEHMHILREVARVLRPGGRWVFQTVPFERLAASPRAAFRETLPDGSVLEEESCFDASTGRDEGRRTLTSPEGRCLRASYSLRYYPLADWVRLLESTGFSVVWVHGGLAGGPLDAQSTDLIVGAERRHG, from the coding sequence ATGAGCTTCTTCGGTGAGCTCTACCTTCGCAGCACGCTGCCGTTCCTGTCGGAGGCCGTCACCGCGCGTGAGGTGGACTACCTGGCCCGAGCCTTCACGGACGTGGCGGGGCCGGCGCCGGTGGTGGACCTGGGGTGCGGCCATGGCCGCCACGCGGCGCGGCTGAACGCGGTGGGGCCTCTGGCCGGGCGCGTCATCGGGCTGGAGTTGGACGCACTGTCGTTGGCCATGCGGCGCCCGGGCTTCCCGGCGATCCAGGGAGACTTGCGGGCCCTGCCGTTTCGCGAAGCGTCTCTAGCGGGGGCCTACGCGTGGTACTCGACGCTGGCCGCCTTCACGGATGGCGAGCACATGCACATCCTCCGCGAGGTCGCGCGCGTGCTGCGGCCAGGAGGACGGTGGGTGTTCCAGACGGTGCCGTTCGAGCGACTGGCGGCGTCCCCCCGGGCGGCCTTCCGCGAGACGCTGCCGGATGGAAGCGTCCTGGAGGAGGAGAGCTGCTTCGACGCCTCGACGGGGCGGGACGAGGGACGTCGGACGCTGACCTCTCCGGAGGGTCGATGCCTGCGCGCGTCATATTCCCTTCGTTACTATCCCCTTGCGGATTGGGTGAGGCTGTTGGAAAGCACGGGATTTTCCGTCGTCTGGGTGCACGGTGGCCTGGCGGGTGGGCCGCTGGACGCGCAGTCAACCGACCTGATCGTGGGAGCGGAGCGGCGCCATGGCTGA
- a CDS encoding hydroxymethylglutaryl-CoA lyase: MAEMQEHSRARLGWLGQLPKQVDVYEVGPRDGLQNELRTLPTRDKARLINALVAAGEKRIEVTSFVSPKWIPQLADAEELLRLVGRREGVVFSALVPNLKGLERAKDAGLEEAAVFISASEAHSKKNINKSIAEAVVGAREVTASALQAGMRVRGYLSTVWGCPYEGDVPVERVVDICRQLVDAGIYQLSLGDTIGIGTPRQTEVLLEALLKHIPVEKLALHLHDTRGTALANALVGLSAGVTTFDASIGGLGGCPYAPGAAGNLATEDAVFMLHGMGVDTGINLDRLVEAGEIAQELIGRKLAGKYLQAALGEREKKAARRAQT, from the coding sequence ATGGCTGAGATGCAGGAACACTCCAGGGCGAGGTTGGGCTGGCTGGGCCAGTTGCCCAAGCAGGTCGACGTCTACGAAGTCGGTCCCCGGGACGGCTTGCAGAACGAGCTGCGCACGCTGCCCACGCGGGACAAGGCGCGCCTCATCAACGCGCTGGTGGCCGCGGGGGAGAAGCGCATCGAGGTGACGTCGTTCGTGTCACCCAAGTGGATTCCCCAGCTCGCGGACGCGGAGGAGCTGCTGCGGCTGGTGGGCCGGCGCGAAGGCGTCGTGTTCTCCGCGCTGGTGCCCAACCTCAAGGGCCTGGAGCGCGCGAAGGACGCGGGCCTGGAGGAGGCCGCCGTCTTCATCTCCGCCTCCGAGGCGCACTCGAAGAAGAACATCAACAAGAGCATCGCCGAGGCCGTGGTGGGCGCGCGCGAGGTGACGGCCTCCGCGCTGCAGGCGGGCATGCGCGTGCGCGGCTACCTGTCCACCGTGTGGGGCTGCCCCTACGAGGGCGACGTCCCGGTGGAGCGCGTGGTGGACATCTGCCGGCAGCTCGTGGATGCGGGCATCTACCAGCTCAGCCTGGGTGACACGATTGGCATCGGCACGCCGCGCCAGACGGAGGTCCTCCTGGAGGCACTGCTGAAGCACATCCCCGTGGAGAAGCTGGCGCTGCACCTGCACGACACGCGCGGCACCGCGCTGGCGAATGCGCTGGTGGGCCTGTCCGCGGGCGTGACGACCTTCGACGCCAGCATTGGCGGCCTGGGCGGGTGCCCCTACGCCCCGGGAGCGGCGGGGAACCTGGCCACCGAGGACGCCGTCTTCATGCTCCACGGCATGGGCGTGGACACCGGCATCAACCTGGACCGGCTGGTGGAGGCCGGGGAGATTGCCCAGGAGCTGATCGGCCGGAAGCTGGCGGGCAAGTACCTCCAGGCCGCGCTGGGCGAGCGTGAGAAGAAAGCCGCCCGCCGGGCCCAGACGTGA